The following are encoded in a window of Nocardioides houyundeii genomic DNA:
- a CDS encoding NUDIX domain-containing protein, whose product MTDQREEVRDLPMRWPVVESREVHRDAWVVVVREDVITRPDHPDERFARLSVEHPGAVIVMALDDDERVFCLRQYRHTSGFEFVELPAGLRDAGDEPPLETAKRELREEAELAAHSWVQLLSTFPSAGITDEVHEIFLARGLSPSPRGDFELKHEEAEMHPFWVPFEDLLDAVLAGRVRQGPLVQAVLAYDALKRRDRL is encoded by the coding sequence ATGACCGATCAGCGTGAGGAGGTCAGGGACCTCCCCATGCGCTGGCCGGTCGTGGAGTCCCGTGAGGTGCACCGCGACGCCTGGGTGGTGGTGGTCCGCGAGGACGTCATCACCCGGCCGGACCACCCCGACGAGCGGTTCGCCCGGCTCTCGGTGGAGCACCCGGGTGCGGTGATCGTGATGGCGCTCGACGACGACGAGCGCGTCTTCTGCCTGCGCCAGTACCGACACACCTCCGGCTTCGAGTTCGTCGAGCTCCCGGCCGGCCTGCGTGACGCCGGTGACGAGCCGCCGCTGGAGACCGCCAAGCGCGAGCTGCGCGAGGAGGCGGAGCTCGCCGCGCACTCCTGGGTGCAGCTGCTCAGCACCTTCCCGTCCGCCGGGATCACCGACGAGGTGCACGAGATCTTCCTGGCCCGTGGCCTGAGCCCCTCGCCCCGTGGTGACTTCGAGCTGAAGCACGAGGAGGCGGAGATGCACCCGTTCTGGGTGCCCTTCGAGGATCTGCTGGACGCCGTGCTCGCCGGACGCGTGCGGCAGGGCCCCCTGGTCCAGGCTGTCCTGGCCTATGACGCGCTCAAGCGCCGGGATAGGTTGTGA
- the ald gene encoding alanine dehydrogenase, whose product MRIGVPKEVKDHEYRVALTPLGTHELVRHGHEVFVESGAGLGSLVRDEDYLGAGAHILDTAEDVWGTADLALKVKEPVPSEYPLLREGQVLFTYLHLAADPALTRELIERRVTALAYETVQLASGALPLLYPMSEVAGCLAPQVGAHALMRGEGGRGVLMGGVGGVANAKVVVLGAGVAGQNAANIALGMGADVTLLDTDLDKLRLSFWRYDNRVHGLASSELSIQQQVLAADLVIGAVLVAGAAAPKLVSNELVAAMKPGSVLVDIAVDQGGCFADTHPTTHSDPTYQVHASTFYCVANMPGAVPNTSTYALTNATLPYAVRLADQGWQQASREDPALALGLNTHAGLLTNAAVGRALGLEAVAPDSVLD is encoded by the coding sequence ATGAGGATCGGCGTTCCCAAGGAAGTCAAGGACCACGAGTACCGGGTGGCACTCACTCCCCTCGGCACGCACGAGCTCGTCAGGCACGGGCACGAGGTCTTCGTCGAGTCCGGGGCAGGTCTGGGGTCCCTGGTCCGCGACGAGGACTACCTCGGGGCCGGGGCGCACATCCTGGACACCGCCGAGGACGTCTGGGGCACCGCCGACCTGGCGCTGAAGGTCAAGGAGCCCGTGCCCAGCGAGTACCCGCTGCTGCGCGAGGGACAGGTGCTCTTCACCTACCTCCACCTGGCGGCCGATCCCGCGCTCACCCGCGAGCTGATCGAGCGGCGCGTCACCGCCCTCGCCTACGAGACCGTGCAGCTGGCCTCCGGCGCGCTCCCGCTGCTCTACCCGATGTCGGAGGTCGCGGGCTGTCTCGCGCCCCAGGTCGGTGCCCACGCCCTGATGCGTGGCGAGGGGGGACGCGGCGTGCTGATGGGCGGAGTGGGTGGCGTGGCGAACGCCAAGGTGGTCGTCCTGGGCGCCGGGGTGGCGGGACAGAACGCCGCCAACATCGCGCTGGGCATGGGCGCGGACGTGACCCTGCTCGACACCGACCTGGACAAGCTGCGCCTCTCGTTCTGGCGCTACGACAACCGGGTGCACGGACTCGCCTCGTCTGAGCTGTCGATCCAGCAGCAGGTGCTGGCGGCGGACCTGGTGATCGGCGCCGTGCTGGTCGCCGGAGCCGCAGCCCCCAAGCTGGTGAGCAACGAGCTGGTCGCCGCGATGAAGCCGGGGTCCGTGCTCGTGGACATCGCGGTGGACCAGGGCGGGTGCTTCGCCGACACCCACCCGACCACGCACAGCGACCCGACGTACCAGGTGCACGCCTCGACGTTCTACTGCGTGGCGAACATGCCCGGCGCGGTGCCGAACACCTCGACGTACGCGCTGACCAACGCGACCCTGCCCTACGCGGTGCGGCTGGCCGACCAGGGGTGGCAGCAGGCGTCCCGGGAGGACCCAGCCCTCGCTCTCGGCCTGAACACCCATGCCGGGCTCCTCACCAATGCCGCGGTCGGCCGGGCCCTGGGCCTGGAAGCCGTGGCCCCCGACTCCGTGCTGGACTGA
- the xerD gene encoding site-specific tyrosine recombinase XerD: protein MSTSELTRAIRTYLDHLSVERGLAANTLSSYRRDLRRYAGHLDQEGIDRLDGVSESTVSDFLVRLREGDAEHPPLGAASAARTVVAVRGFHKFAVRDGLTTNDPAASVRPPTPAKRLPKALPLSDVEAILEAAGAAGTPLAARDRALLEVLYGTGARISEAVGLDVDDLDLEEGTVLLRGKGSKERLVPVGSYAVEAVQTYLTRARPGLVAQGRGTPAVFLNSRGGRLSRQSAWAVLAKAADRAGVTRDVSPHTLRHSFATHLIDGGADVRVVQELLGHASVTTTQVYTLVTVDNLREVFATAHPRARA, encoded by the coding sequence GTGAGCACCTCCGAGCTGACGCGCGCCATCCGTACCTATCTCGACCACCTCTCGGTGGAGCGCGGACTGGCCGCCAACACGCTGTCGTCGTACCGCCGCGACCTGCGCCGGTACGCCGGACACCTCGACCAGGAGGGCATCGACCGGCTGGACGGCGTCTCGGAGTCGACGGTCTCGGACTTCCTGGTCAGGCTGCGCGAGGGGGACGCCGAGCACCCCCCGCTGGGTGCTGCCTCCGCCGCGAGGACCGTGGTGGCCGTGAGGGGCTTCCACAAGTTCGCGGTGCGCGACGGGCTGACCACCAACGACCCCGCCGCCTCGGTGCGGCCCCCGACCCCGGCCAAGCGCCTGCCCAAGGCCCTGCCCCTCTCCGACGTGGAGGCGATCCTGGAGGCCGCCGGCGCCGCGGGCACGCCGCTGGCCGCCCGGGACCGGGCCCTGCTGGAGGTCCTCTACGGCACCGGGGCCCGCATCTCCGAGGCCGTCGGGTTGGACGTGGACGACCTCGACCTCGAGGAGGGGACCGTGCTGTTGCGCGGCAAGGGGTCCAAGGAGCGGCTGGTGCCGGTGGGCTCCTACGCCGTCGAGGCGGTCCAGACCTACCTCACCCGCGCGCGCCCGGGGCTGGTCGCCCAGGGCCGCGGCACCCCCGCGGTCTTCCTCAACTCCCGGGGCGGGCGACTGTCGCGGCAGAGCGCCTGGGCGGTGCTCGCCAAGGCCGCCGACCGGGCCGGGGTGACTCGCGACGTCTCCCCGCACACGCTGCGTCACTCGTTCGCCACCCACCTGATCGACGGAGGCGCCGACGTGCGCGTGGTCCAGGAGCTGCTCGGTCACGCCTCGGTGACCACCACCCAGGTCTACACCCTGGTCACGGTGGACAACCTGCGCGAGGTCTTCGCCACCGCACACCCCAGGGCGCGCGCCTGA
- a CDS encoding DEAD/DEAH box helicase, protein MAGAWWDGVTGPDALYDAFTDWATDNGLELYPHQDEAVMELLAGNNVVLATPTGSGKSLVAFAAHVAALASDQVSFYTAPIKALVSEKFFALCETLGADNVGMLTGDASVNPDAPVICCTAEVLANIALREGRQADVGLVVMDEFHYYGDPERGWAWQVPLLELPQAQFLLMSATLGDVTPIAKDLTVRNGRDTVVIDDAERPVPLDFSWALTPLDETLEELVSTHQSPVYVVHFTQAAAVEHATSLLKGGLAKLTVPDQVDALRERLANFRFSAGFGKTLAQLLRQGIGVHHAGMLPKYRRLVEQLAQAGLLRVICGTDTLGVGINVPIRTVLFTGLAKFDGQRQRILRSREFLQIAGRAGRAGYDTAGFVVVQAPEHVIENERAKAKSEAKNAAMSAEKQAKRKSKPQLKKPPEGTVVWTEQTFDKLVESRPEPLVSRMKVDNAMLLNVVAREEDAFPVLRRLLTDNHEDRRAQLRLSRRALRLARSLVRTGVLTRLDEPDEFGRRYVITVDLPLDFALNQPLSHFALAALDVLDPESPTYTLDIVSVIEAVLEAPRQVLFAQQHAARGVAINEMKADGIEYDERMQLLEQVTWPQPLAELLEVTFEMYRQTHPWLPEEALSPKSVVREMYEQGMGFTDFVGRYQLARSEGLVLRYLTDAYRTLRQTVPEAHRTPELEDLLEWLGETVRQTDSSLLDEWEALGHPDHVPAEVSHHEPPHHPRPLSKQERALTVMVRNAMFARVVAVARDDLDALMRLERDAADRVDPPRQVVMTRSRWDEALEEYYAEHDTVGIDADARGPSYLQVGPEQQGEPVGAGEDERARVRRVVQVLADPEGHRDWVIEGVVDCDATDEAGELVLAVASMRRFDG, encoded by the coding sequence ATGGCCGGCGCATGGTGGGACGGCGTCACCGGTCCCGACGCCCTGTACGACGCCTTCACCGACTGGGCGACCGACAACGGCCTGGAGCTCTACCCGCACCAGGACGAGGCGGTGATGGAGCTGCTGGCGGGCAACAACGTGGTGCTGGCGACCCCGACGGGCTCGGGCAAGTCGCTGGTCGCCTTCGCCGCCCACGTGGCAGCGCTGGCGAGCGACCAGGTGTCGTTCTACACCGCCCCGATCAAGGCCCTGGTGAGCGAGAAGTTCTTCGCCCTGTGCGAGACCCTCGGCGCTGACAACGTGGGCATGCTGACCGGTGACGCCAGCGTCAACCCGGACGCGCCGGTGATCTGCTGCACCGCGGAGGTGCTGGCCAACATCGCGCTGCGCGAGGGTCGGCAGGCCGACGTGGGCCTGGTGGTGATGGACGAGTTCCACTACTACGGCGATCCCGAGCGGGGCTGGGCCTGGCAGGTGCCGCTGCTGGAGCTTCCTCAGGCGCAGTTCCTGCTGATGTCGGCGACGCTGGGCGACGTCACGCCGATCGCGAAGGACCTCACCGTCCGCAACGGCCGGGACACCGTGGTCATCGACGACGCCGAGCGTCCGGTGCCGCTGGACTTCAGCTGGGCGCTGACGCCGCTGGACGAGACGCTGGAGGAGCTGGTGAGCACCCACCAGTCCCCGGTCTACGTCGTGCACTTCACCCAGGCAGCGGCCGTCGAGCACGCCACGTCGCTGCTCAAGGGAGGCCTGGCCAAGCTGACCGTCCCGGACCAGGTCGACGCGCTGCGCGAGCGGCTGGCGAACTTCCGCTTCTCCGCGGGCTTCGGCAAGACCCTGGCCCAGCTGCTGCGTCAGGGCATCGGGGTGCACCACGCCGGGATGCTCCCGAAGTACCGCCGCCTGGTCGAGCAGCTGGCCCAGGCCGGTCTGCTCCGGGTGATCTGCGGGACCGACACCCTGGGCGTGGGGATCAACGTGCCGATCCGCACGGTGCTCTTCACCGGGCTGGCCAAGTTCGACGGCCAGCGGCAGCGGATCCTGCGTAGCCGGGAGTTCCTGCAGATCGCCGGGCGCGCGGGCCGGGCCGGCTACGACACCGCAGGGTTCGTCGTGGTGCAGGCTCCTGAGCACGTCATCGAGAACGAGCGCGCGAAGGCCAAGTCGGAGGCGAAGAACGCCGCGATGAGCGCCGAGAAGCAGGCGAAGCGCAAGAGCAAGCCGCAGCTGAAGAAGCCGCCCGAGGGCACCGTGGTCTGGACCGAGCAGACTTTTGACAAGCTCGTCGAGTCCCGGCCCGAGCCGCTGGTCTCGCGGATGAAGGTCGACAACGCGATGCTGCTCAACGTCGTGGCTCGCGAGGAGGACGCGTTCCCGGTGCTGCGGCGCCTGCTCACCGACAACCACGAGGACCGCCGGGCCCAGCTGCGCCTCTCGCGTCGCGCGCTCCGGCTGGCCCGCAGCCTGGTCAGGACCGGGGTGCTCACCCGGCTGGACGAGCCGGACGAGTTCGGCCGCCGCTACGTGATCACCGTCGACCTGCCGCTGGACTTCGCACTGAACCAGCCGCTGTCGCACTTCGCGCTGGCCGCACTCGACGTGCTGGACCCCGAGTCGCCGACGTACACCCTGGACATCGTCTCGGTGATCGAGGCCGTGCTGGAGGCGCCTCGCCAGGTGCTGTTCGCCCAGCAGCACGCCGCGCGGGGAGTGGCGATCAACGAGATGAAGGCCGACGGCATCGAGTACGACGAACGGATGCAGCTGCTGGAGCAGGTCACCTGGCCCCAGCCGCTCGCCGAGCTGCTCGAGGTGACCTTCGAGATGTACCGCCAGACCCACCCCTGGTTGCCCGAGGAGGCACTCTCGCCCAAGTCGGTGGTGCGGGAGATGTACGAGCAGGGGATGGGCTTCACCGACTTCGTGGGCCGCTACCAGCTCGCGCGGTCCGAGGGGCTGGTGCTGCGCTACCTCACCGACGCCTACCGGACCTTGCGCCAGACCGTGCCCGAGGCGCACCGCACCCCCGAGCTGGAGGACCTGCTGGAGTGGCTGGGGGAGACGGTGCGCCAGACAGACTCCTCCCTGCTCGACGAGTGGGAGGCCCTGGGCCATCCCGACCACGTGCCCGCCGAGGTCTCGCACCACGAGCCGCCGCACCACCCGCGCCCGCTGTCCAAGCAGGAGCGCGCGCTGACGGTGATGGTGCGCAACGCGATGTTCGCCCGGGTGGTCGCGGTGGCCCGGGACGACCTGGACGCCCTGATGCGGCTGGAGCGGGACGCCGCGGACCGGGTGGACCCACCACGACAGGTCGTGATGACCCGCTCGCGGTGGGACGAGGCGCTCGAGGAGTACTACGCCGAGCACGACACGGTGGGCATCGACGCCGACGCCCGCGGCCCGTCGTACCTGCAGGTGGGGCCGGAGCAGCAGGGCGAGCCGGTGGGCGCGGGGGAGGACGAGCGCGCCCGGGTACGCCGGGTGGTCCAGGTGCTGGCCGACCCCGAGGGACACCGGGACTGGGTCATCGAGGGCGTGGTGGACTGTGACGCCACCGATGAGGCGGGCGAGCTGGTCCTGGCGGTCGCGTCGATGCGCCGCTTCGACGGATGA
- a CDS encoding ParA family protein — translation MPTSAALVPEVANGPTGRPMPTFPEPDPVTGPRRARVVSMCNQKGGVGKTTTTINLGASLAEYGRKVLLVDFDPQGSLSVGLGLNPHEMEFTVYNLLMERDVELDDVVVPSGVPGMDLLPSNIDLSAAEVQLVHEVAREQTLQRVLAPALDQYDVILIDCQPSLGLLTVNALTASDGVIVPLECEYFALRGVALLKTTIDKVRERLNPKLQIDGVLGTMFDGRTLHSREVMDRLVSAWGDTVFHTVIRRTVKFSDSTVAGEPITTYASSSTGADHYRSLAREVLARWRDG, via the coding sequence ATGCCGACCAGCGCCGCGCTGGTCCCCGAGGTGGCCAACGGTCCCACCGGCCGTCCGATGCCGACGTTCCCCGAGCCCGACCCGGTCACCGGGCCGCGGCGGGCACGCGTGGTCTCGATGTGCAACCAGAAGGGCGGCGTCGGCAAGACCACCACCACGATCAACCTGGGAGCCTCCCTCGCCGAGTACGGCCGCAAGGTGCTGCTGGTGGACTTCGACCCCCAGGGCTCGCTCTCGGTCGGCCTGGGGCTGAACCCGCACGAGATGGAGTTCACCGTCTACAACCTGCTCATGGAGCGGGACGTCGAGCTGGACGACGTGGTGGTGCCCTCCGGAGTGCCGGGCATGGACCTGCTGCCCTCCAACATCGACCTTTCGGCCGCCGAGGTGCAGCTGGTGCACGAGGTCGCCCGCGAGCAGACCCTGCAGCGGGTGCTGGCGCCGGCGCTGGACCAGTACGACGTGATCCTCATCGACTGCCAGCCTTCGCTCGGCCTGCTCACCGTGAACGCCCTGACCGCCTCCGACGGCGTCATCGTGCCGCTGGAGTGCGAGTACTTCGCGCTGCGCGGCGTGGCGCTGCTCAAGACGACCATCGACAAGGTCCGTGAGCGGCTCAACCCCAAGCTGCAGATCGACGGGGTGCTGGGCACCATGTTCGACGGTCGCACCCTGCACAGCCGCGAGGTGATGGACCGGCTGGTCTCGGCCTGGGGGGACACCGTCTTCCACACCGTGATCCGCCGCACGGTGAAGTTCTCCGACTCCACCGTGGCCGGTGAGCCGATCACCACCTACGCCTCGAGCTCCACCGGAGCCGACCACTACCGATCGCTCGCCCGGGAGGTGCTCGCCCGGTGGCGCGACGGGTGA
- a CDS encoding segregation and condensation protein A produces MTQSAAVDPGAAAAAGFAVRLDNFEGPFDLLLSLIAKHKLDITEVSLSTVTDEFIAFVKAGGPVWDLEQTTSFLLVASTLLDLKAARLLPSGDVEDEEDLALLEARDLLFARLLQYRAFKLVAGVFERRLADESRRHPRAVGLEERFATLLPEVLIGIGLDQFARLAAKAMEPRPVLEVSLDHIHTTTVSVREQGNLVVERLRRSGTMTFRALCGDSPDTLTTVARFLSLLELFREGAVSFDQVTPLGELTVRWTGAEDGTVEIHDEFDGAPPEAPPEASTEASTTEMPPEADPSAGEQEEDR; encoded by the coding sequence ATGACCCAGAGCGCCGCGGTCGACCCCGGAGCCGCTGCGGCTGCGGGGTTCGCGGTCAGGCTCGACAACTTTGAGGGACCCTTCGACCTCCTGCTGTCGCTGATCGCCAAGCACAAGCTGGACATCACCGAGGTCTCCCTGTCCACGGTCACTGACGAGTTCATCGCCTTCGTCAAGGCCGGCGGGCCGGTCTGGGACCTGGAGCAGACCACCTCGTTCCTGCTCGTCGCCTCCACCCTGCTGGACCTCAAGGCCGCGCGGCTGCTGCCCTCGGGCGACGTGGAGGACGAGGAGGACCTGGCACTCCTGGAGGCCCGCGACCTGCTGTTCGCGCGGCTGCTCCAGTACCGCGCGTTCAAGCTGGTCGCCGGGGTGTTCGAGCGGCGACTGGCCGACGAGTCCCGGCGCCACCCTCGGGCGGTGGGGTTGGAGGAGCGCTTCGCCACCCTGCTGCCGGAGGTGCTGATCGGCATCGGGCTGGACCAGTTCGCCCGCCTCGCCGCCAAGGCGATGGAGCCCCGGCCGGTGCTCGAGGTCTCCCTCGACCACATCCACACCACCACCGTCAGCGTGCGGGAGCAGGGCAACCTGGTCGTCGAGCGGCTGCGGCGCTCGGGCACGATGACCTTCCGGGCACTCTGCGGCGACTCCCCGGACACCCTGACCACCGTTGCCCGGTTCCTGTCGCTGCTCGAGCTGTTCCGCGAGGGGGCGGTCTCCTTCGACCAGGTCACACCGCTGGGCGAGCTGACCGTGCGCTGGACCGGCGCCGAGGACGGCACCGTGGAGATCCACGACGAGTTCGACGGGGCTCCACCTGAGGCCCCACCTGAGGCCTCGACCGAGGCTTCGACCACCGAGATGCCGCCGGAGGCAGATCCCTCCGCCGGAGAGCAGGAAGAGGACCGATGA
- the scpB gene encoding SMC-Scp complex subunit ScpB, with protein MSQEQVTAGQEPPDQAAQDPTPQDSTPGDQVETLDVAVAELRPALEAILMVSDQPLDRVSLASAVGHPVDAVSQALESLAQEYTDQRRGFELRNVAGGWRFYTREEYAGVVEAFVLEGQQARLTQAALETLAVVAYKQPVSRARVSAIRGVSVDGVMRTLLARGLVEEAGSDETSGAHLYRTTSYFLERIGITSLHDLPELAPYLPDMDDMEEELAAASAGSPGSPSGPGATNPAPEHQAPEHQAPEHQAPEHHAPHSGDGTEPDGGTEVS; from the coding sequence ATGAGCCAGGAGCAGGTCACCGCGGGGCAGGAACCCCCGGACCAGGCTGCCCAGGACCCCACTCCCCAGGACTCCACTCCCGGGGACCAGGTGGAGACGCTCGACGTCGCCGTGGCCGAGCTGCGGCCCGCGCTGGAGGCCATCCTGATGGTCTCCGACCAGCCCCTGGACCGCGTCTCGCTGGCCTCGGCCGTCGGGCACCCCGTCGATGCCGTCTCCCAGGCTCTGGAGTCACTGGCGCAGGAGTACACCGACCAGAGGCGCGGCTTCGAGCTGCGCAACGTCGCCGGCGGCTGGCGGTTCTACACCCGGGAGGAGTACGCCGGAGTGGTCGAGGCGTTCGTGCTCGAGGGGCAGCAGGCGCGCCTGACCCAGGCGGCGCTGGAGACCCTCGCGGTGGTGGCCTACAAGCAGCCCGTCTCCCGGGCTCGGGTCTCGGCCATCCGGGGCGTCAGCGTGGACGGTGTCATGCGCACCCTGCTCGCGCGCGGCCTCGTGGAGGAGGCCGGCTCGGACGAGACCTCCGGGGCCCACCTGTACCGCACGACCAGCTACTTCCTGGAGCGCATCGGCATCACCAGCCTCCACGACCTCCCCGAGCTCGCGCCGTACCTGCCGGACATGGACGACATGGAGGAAGAGCTGGCGGCGGCCTCGGCGGGATCGCCCGGGTCCCCCAGCGGACCTGGGGCCACCAACCCGGCCCCGGAGCACCAGGCACCGGAGCACCAGGCACCGGAGCACCAGGCACCGGAGCACCACGCGCCGCACAGCGGTGACGGCACCGAGCCCGACGGGGGGACTGAGGTCTCGTGA
- a CDS encoding pseudouridine synthase, with the protein MGDAGREVETDADGLVRLQKLLAQSGVASRRKCEELMLDGQVEVDGEVVTRLGTKVDPRTAVIRVEGRRLPPVSAHVYLVLNKPRGVVSTMSDPEGRRSLGDVVAHRSERLFHVGRLDTDTSGLLLLTNDGDFAHRMAHPSYEVDKTYVAEVQGDVSRATLQRLRDGVTLEDGPVTVSQVKVVEAGRGGAKGRTIVELVIHEGRNRIVRRLLDEVGHPVLRLTRTKFGPVELGRLPMGQLRPLSREELGALLDSVQL; encoded by the coding sequence ATGGGCGACGCCGGCCGCGAGGTCGAGACGGACGCGGACGGCCTGGTGCGGCTGCAGAAGCTGCTGGCACAGTCCGGAGTGGCGTCCCGCCGCAAGTGCGAGGAGCTGATGCTCGACGGCCAGGTCGAGGTCGACGGCGAGGTCGTCACCCGGCTCGGCACCAAGGTGGACCCGCGGACCGCGGTCATCCGCGTCGAGGGTCGGCGGCTGCCGCCGGTCTCGGCACACGTCTACCTGGTGCTCAACAAGCCGCGCGGGGTGGTGTCCACCATGTCGGACCCGGAAGGGCGCCGCAGCCTCGGCGACGTGGTCGCGCACCGCTCCGAGCGGCTCTTCCACGTCGGCCGGCTCGACACCGACACCTCCGGCCTGCTGCTGCTCACCAACGACGGCGACTTCGCCCACCGGATGGCCCACCCGTCGTACGAGGTGGACAAGACCTACGTCGCGGAGGTCCAGGGCGACGTCTCCCGTGCCACCCTCCAGCGCCTGCGCGACGGGGTGACGCTGGAGGACGGCCCGGTGACGGTCTCCCAGGTGAAGGTCGTGGAGGCCGGCCGCGGCGGGGCCAAGGGCCGCACCATCGTCGAGCTGGTGATCCACGAGGGTCGCAACCGGATCGTGCGACGGCTGCTCGACGAGGTCGGTCACCCGGTGCTGCGGCTGACCAGGACCAAGTTCGGCCCCGTGGAGCTCGGCCGGCTGCCGATGGGGCAGCTGCGGCCGCTCAGTCGCGAGGAGCTGGGTGCTTTGCTGGACAGCGTGCAGCTGTGA
- the aroH gene encoding chorismate mutase: MRGATQLDQDTKEHMHERVSEMVREVMGANGLTVDDFISILFTSTSDLVAEFPAYAARQLGFDDVPLMCARELEIAGSMPRVVRMMAHVETDLPRADVTHIYLHGAAGLRRDLARVREVAGGEPS, translated from the coding sequence GTGCGCGGAGCCACCCAGTTGGACCAGGACACCAAGGAGCACATGCATGAGCGTGTCTCCGAGATGGTGCGCGAGGTGATGGGGGCCAACGGGCTCACCGTCGACGACTTCATCTCCATCCTGTTCACCTCCACCAGCGACCTCGTGGCGGAGTTCCCGGCGTACGCGGCGCGCCAGCTGGGCTTCGACGACGTCCCCCTGATGTGCGCCCGCGAGCTCGAGATCGCCGGCTCCATGCCTCGGGTGGTCCGGATGATGGCGCACGTCGAGACCGACCTGCCGCGCGCCGACGTCACCCACATCTACCTGCACGGCGCGGCTGGCCTGCGACGGGACCTGGCGCGGGTGCGCGAGGTCGCGGGCGGCGAGCCTTCGTGA
- a CDS encoding prephenate dehydrogenase — MTVPSAAPTGPVEIVGTGLVGTSIALACRRAGVEVLLTDVSSEHVRTASGLGAGRPRVAADRPQLVVVAVPPDRLGEEIVSALTAGDAVVTDVGSIKSQPLAHVLTAVDEHEAARYVGSHPMAGSERSGPLAASASLFDGRPWAVVPHAAAAPSATALVRGLAELCGAVPLELEAAEHDRAVARTSHLPHLAAVLVAGRLAGVPPRDLALSGQGVRDVTRIAGSDPSLWEQIVTANAPAVLEVLGEVREQLDVLIAAVDAGERTALHDVLARGVRGTQAIPGKHGAPTRPMVSVFVAVPDHPGELARLFADAGASEVNIEDVRIDHDPGREVGQVELLVDEGRSQHLLDTLESRGWLTHR, encoded by the coding sequence GTGACCGTGCCTTCGGCGGCCCCCACCGGGCCCGTGGAGATCGTCGGCACCGGGCTGGTCGGCACCTCGATCGCGCTGGCCTGTCGCCGGGCCGGTGTCGAGGTGCTCCTGACCGACGTCTCCTCCGAGCACGTGCGCACCGCGTCGGGACTCGGCGCCGGACGCCCCCGGGTCGCTGCCGATCGCCCCCAGCTCGTAGTCGTGGCGGTCCCGCCGGACCGGTTGGGGGAGGAGATCGTGTCCGCCCTGACCGCGGGCGACGCGGTGGTCACCGACGTCGGCAGCATCAAGTCGCAGCCCCTGGCCCACGTGCTCACCGCCGTGGACGAGCACGAGGCCGCCCGCTACGTCGGCAGCCACCCGATGGCCGGGAGCGAGCGCTCCGGCCCGCTGGCCGCCTCGGCGTCGCTGTTCGACGGCCGTCCTTGGGCCGTGGTCCCGCACGCCGCTGCCGCGCCCTCGGCCACGGCGCTGGTGCGAGGCCTCGCCGAGCTCTGCGGGGCCGTGCCGCTGGAGCTGGAGGCGGCCGAGCACGACCGCGCGGTGGCCCGGACCTCACACCTGCCGCACCTCGCCGCAGTGCTGGTCGCCGGACGGCTCGCCGGCGTTCCCCCACGGGACCTGGCGCTGTCCGGCCAGGGAGTGCGGGACGTGACGCGGATCGCGGGCAGCGACCCGTCCCTGTGGGAGCAGATCGTGACCGCCAACGCGCCTGCCGTGCTCGAGGTGCTGGGCGAGGTCCGGGAGCAGCTGGACGTGCTGATCGCCGCCGTCGACGCGGGGGAGCGCACCGCGCTGCACGACGTCCTGGCGCGCGGGGTGCGGGGCACCCAGGCCATCCCCGGCAAGCACGGGGCGCCCACCCGCCCGATGGTCTCCGTCTTCGTCGCGGTCCCCGACCATCCCGGCGAGCTGGCGCGTCTGTTCGCCGACGCCGGGGCCAGCGAGGTCAACATCGAGGACGTCCGTATCGACCACGATCCCGGGCGTGAGGTGGGGCAGGTGGAGCTGCTGGTCGACGAGGGGCGTTCCCAGCACCTGCTGGACACTCTGGAATCCCGTGGCTGGCTGACCCACAGGTAG